One window from the genome of Lutra lutra chromosome X, mLutLut1.2, whole genome shotgun sequence encodes:
- the LOC125091554 gene encoding guanine nucleotide exchange factor subunit RIC1-like, producing the protein HPSIHTSIHPSTHPSIHMSTHPSTYPSIHHPSIYPSTHPSIHPSIHTSIHPSTHPSIHPHIRPSTCPSIHPHIHSSIIHPSIHPSTHPSIHPHIRPSTCPSIHPHIHSSIIHPSIHPHIHPSIHPHIHPSIHPSIHTAIHPSSIHTSIHPSIHTSIHPSSIHPSTHPSIHPSIIHPSIHPSIHPHIHPSIIHPSFHLSIHPSHGY; encoded by the coding sequence catccatccatccacacatccatccatccatccacacatccgtCCATCCACatgtccacccatccatccacatatccatccatccatcatccatccatctatccatccacacatccatccatccatccatccatccacacatccatccatccatccacacatccgtccatccatccacacatccgtCCATCCAcatgtccatccatccatccacatatccattcatccatcatccatccatccatccatccatccacacatccgtccatccatccacacatccgtCCATCCAcatgtccatccatccatccacatatccattcatccatcatccatccatccatccatccacacatccatccatccatccatccacacatccatccatccatccatccatccatccacacagccatccatccatcatccatccacacatccatccatccatccatccacacatccatccatccatcatccatccatccatccacacatccatccatccatccatctatcatccacccatccatccatccatccatccatccacacatccatccatccatcatccatccatcctttcatctgtccatccatccatcccatggTTATTGA